Genomic DNA from Deltaproteobacteria bacterium:
TGGTTCGGGATTATATAAAAAAATTCGGAATACAAAAGGGAGATACTGTTTTAGACCCTTTTTGTGGAACGGGCACAACGTTAGTAGAATGTAAAAAATTAAATATACACAGCATTGGGATTGAAAGTAATCCAATGGCTAATTTTGCCAGTCGCGTAAAGGTCGA
This window encodes:
- a CDS encoding DNA methyltransferase — translated: MAQQTQQNFIKEITDDNNTDNGFKQEDNKLRIEDRAGHDWYRFVLSFPPHLVRDYIKKFGIQKGDTVLDPFCGTGTTLVECKKLNIHSIGIESNPMANFASRVKV